In Helianthus annuus cultivar XRQ/B chromosome 3, HanXRQr2.0-SUNRISE, whole genome shotgun sequence, a single window of DNA contains:
- the LOC110928493 gene encoding thiamine phosphate phosphatase-like protein has product MAPENQLSGKPLIIWDFDRTIMDDDSDRWVVVEMGLTQLFNQLRQTLPWNSLMDRMMEELHSQGKTIEDITNCLNRVVLNPQIISAIRAAHAHGCDLKVLSDANQFFIETILKNHGIYDCFSGIITNPTSVDEAGRLRIFPYHGSAVSPHGCDLCPPNLCKGFVLNKIQDPTSQAIKKRVVIYIGDGGGDFCPTLKLGGEDHVMPRKDFPLHRLISKSSTPIKPKVHEWSNGEELNKTLIRLIDLVSLKV; this is encoded by the exons ATGGCGCCGGAGAATCAACTGTCCGGAAAACCGTTGATCATATGGGATTTTGATCGGACGATCATGGACGACGACAGTGATCGGTGGGTGGTGGTTGAAATGGGTTTGACTCAATTGTTCAATCAGCTTCGTCAAACACTCCCTTGGAACTCTCTCATG GATAGAATGATGGAGGAGCTACATTCTCAGGGGAAAACAATTGAAGACATCACAAACTGTTTGAATCGTGTTGTATTGAATCCCCAAATCATTTCAGCCATTAGAGCTGCTCATGCTCATGG ATGTGATTTGAAGGTACTTAGTGATGCCAATCAGTTCTTCATTGAAACAATCCTGAAAAACCATGGGATTTATGATTGTTTTTCGGGTATTATCACAAACCCGACTTCTGTTGATGAAGCGGGGAGGCTTAGGATCTTTCCTTATCATGGTTCGGCTGTGTCTCCGCATGGGTGTGATCTCTGCCCTCCCAATTTGTGCAAG GGTTTTGTGTTGAATAAAATCCAAGATCCGACTTCTCAAGCTATCAAGAAACGGGTCGTAATCTACATTGGAGATGGCGGGGGTGATTTCTGCCCAACCCTGAAACTTGGAGGAGAAGATCATGTTATGCCCAGAAAAGATTTCCCGTTACATCGTTTAATTTCGAAATCTTCAACACCTATTAAACCAAAAGTTCATGAATGGAGCAATGGAGAAGAACTCAACAAGACTTTGATTCGGCTTATAGATCTTGTTTCACTAAAAGTTTAA